A stretch of the Pseudosulfitobacter sp. DSM 107133 genome encodes the following:
- a CDS encoding toprim domain-containing protein, with translation MYSETEDVIRALAENAESVCRAYLPAGRREGSYWIVGDLQNNPGRSLFVRLTGPTSGPGARGKWQDAAVGLHGDLLDIIRERTGISRFPDLLAEARAHLGRPQPILPNTPVPKKPKAPGGTPAAAARLFAASVPVAGTLADTYLRARGLTQGGMTSALRFHPKCWHRDEGQTRSIPRPALIAAVTDGAGALQGVHRTWLALDGQGKADVETQRRAMGHLLGNAVRLTPHEDILVVGEGIETMLSLSEAASGLPVWAALSSGHLGAVQLPEGLQRLYIAIDRDPAGQRAAERLSARATEVGIGCHVLEPQLGDFNDDLRATGKEALRQHLAGQIGLEDRQRLSG, from the coding sequence ATGTATTCCGAGACTGAAGATGTGATCCGCGCTCTGGCGGAGAACGCAGAGAGCGTGTGTCGCGCCTACCTTCCCGCCGGACGGCGGGAAGGGTCCTACTGGATCGTCGGCGATTTGCAGAACAACCCCGGCCGGTCGCTCTTCGTGCGGCTGACTGGACCCACATCAGGACCGGGAGCCCGTGGCAAATGGCAGGACGCGGCTGTCGGACTGCATGGCGATCTCCTCGACATCATCCGCGAGCGAACCGGGATCTCGCGCTTTCCCGATCTTCTGGCCGAGGCCCGAGCGCATTTGGGCCGTCCCCAGCCGATCCTCCCGAATACGCCAGTGCCGAAGAAGCCCAAGGCCCCCGGTGGCACACCAGCGGCGGCGGCGCGATTGTTTGCAGCCTCGGTGCCGGTCGCAGGCACGCTTGCTGATACCTACCTTCGCGCCCGGGGCCTGACCCAAGGCGGCATGACGAGTGCGCTGCGCTTCCACCCGAAGTGCTGGCATCGGGATGAGGGCCAGACCCGGAGCATCCCACGACCGGCGTTGATCGCGGCGGTCACCGATGGGGCAGGGGCTTTGCAGGGTGTGCATCGCACCTGGCTGGCTCTTGACGGTCAGGGGAAAGCGGATGTCGAGACGCAGCGGCGTGCCATGGGTCACCTCCTTGGCAATGCTGTCAGGTTGACCCCGCATGAAGACATCCTCGTGGTCGGCGAAGGCATCGAGACCATGCTGTCCCTGTCCGAGGCGGCCTCCGGCCTTCCCGTCTGGGCGGCTCTCTCGTCGGGTCACCTCGGGGCGGTCCAGTTGCCGGAGGGGCTGCAGCGCCTTTACATCGCCATAGACCGCGATCCGGCCGGGCAACGCGCGGCAGAGAGGTTGAGCGCCAGAGCCACAGAGGTCGGGATTGGGTGCCATGTGCTCGAGCCACAACTCGGGGATTTCAACGATGATCTCCGGGCGACCGGCAAAGAGGCGCTGCGCCAGCATCTGGCAGGGCAGATCGGGCTTGAGGATCGGCAGCGCCTGTCAGGCTGA
- a CDS encoding bifunctional class I SAM-dependent methyltransferase/DEAD/DEAH box helicase translates to MTHLAHFATERALASVVPIPSPDTAAAILRVAEALQPDLAQGFQIDVLRLRLEMERAFGGSDATGAWDWKLAYEAGEAALVLFLRKFGRALLARAGSPAALLPILAKVSGLLPTHTRRSEEMERFQQFSTPMPMGLAAMAAAQITARDLVLEPSAGTGLLAVLAEIAGGSLALNELADTRADLLRRLFPGRPVTGFDAAQIDDHLDAGLRPSVILMNPPFSAVANVDARTTEATARHLRSALARLVPGGRLVAITGAGFAPDAPAWAETFACLTQTAHLVFTGAVSGAAFAKHGTSFETRISVFDKCRGGEAGGITADLARPISSDVASLLSLITAHVPPRLALDARSPSAHVPTSPFPGNPARTTRAAIGTSRATLATPLATTGAQLEATDLAYTLRDATEDGASARLSDAIYETYRLQAIDIPGATPHPTKLVQSAAMASVAPPKPSYRPKLPAAVLRNGLLSDAQIETVIYAGEAHGAYLAGSWTVDETGDMVSAAPDDAADAVSFRRGFFLGDGTGAGKGRQSAGIVLDNWTQGRRKALWISKSDKLLEDAQRDWSALGQERLLVTPLSRFAQGKDIPLSEGILFTTYATLRSEERSVKKSRVDQIVDWLGADFDGVVLFDESHAMANAAGSKGERGDVTASQQGRAGLRLQHKLPNARVVYVSATGATTVHNLAYAQRLGLWGGEDFPFATRAEFVQAIEAGGVAAMEVLARDLRSLGLYTARSLSYDGVEYEMLEHALTPEQRGIYDAYALAFGVIHRNLSAALEAANITGESGGTLNRQAKSAARSAFESAKQRFFGHLLTSMKTPTLIAAIDADLAAGHAAVIQIVSTGEALMERRLSDIPTDEWNDLRVDITPREACLDYLAHSFPVQLYEPFTDSEGNLSSRPVTRDGQPVECREAARRRDALIEHLASLPPVPGALDQIVQRFGTDLVAEVTGRSRRIVRKGEGHLARLVVESRAGSANLAETAAFMDDQKRILIFSDAGGTGRSYHADLGAKNQRLRVHYLLEPGWKADAAIQGLGRTNRTNQAQPPLFRPVATDVKAEKRFLSTIARRLDTLGAITRGQRQTGGQGLFRPEDNLESPYARDALRQLYRRLYRGDVAGCSLGAFEDATGLSLTDDNGLKDDLPPITTFLNRLLALTIDMQAVLFAAFEELLDQRIEGAIAAGVYDLGLETLRAESFRVTDARVIYTHPGPGAETQLLTIAEKRRNTPTSLADALDWLDDPKARLLVNSRSGRAAVQVPATSLMLDDGTIEPRLRLIRPTEASTVPARMMEDTHWLEADRAAFTEAWTAELAEVPEFTETTLHIVAGLLLPIWKQLPQDETRVYRLQTDDGQRIIGRRVSPSWVATTLAADAPKLTAAQVHALVLEGKTVVRLAEGMELHRSRVMGVNRIELSGFLGAAKDRLKADGFFSEIIAWKLRLFCPADSSGITVLDRLLARCPVTGLHARGGC, encoded by the coding sequence ATGACCCATCTCGCCCATTTTGCGACCGAGCGCGCCCTTGCGTCTGTTGTCCCCATCCCGTCCCCCGATACGGCCGCTGCGATCTTGAGGGTGGCCGAAGCGCTGCAGCCTGATCTGGCGCAAGGTTTCCAGATCGACGTGCTGCGCCTGCGCCTTGAGATGGAGCGCGCCTTTGGCGGCTCTGACGCGACCGGCGCCTGGGACTGGAAGCTGGCCTATGAAGCAGGCGAGGCAGCGCTGGTCCTGTTCCTGCGGAAATTCGGCCGCGCGCTGTTGGCGCGGGCGGGCTCGCCCGCAGCGCTGCTGCCGATCCTTGCCAAGGTGTCCGGCCTTTTGCCGACCCATACGCGGCGGTCCGAGGAGATGGAGCGGTTCCAGCAGTTCTCGACGCCGATGCCTATGGGGCTGGCCGCAATGGCTGCAGCACAGATCACCGCGCGCGATCTGGTGCTGGAGCCATCGGCTGGGACGGGCCTTCTGGCGGTCCTCGCGGAAATCGCGGGCGGCAGCCTCGCGCTGAACGAGCTTGCCGACACCCGCGCTGATCTCCTCCGTCGCTTGTTTCCGGGCCGGCCTGTCACGGGCTTTGACGCAGCCCAGATCGACGATCATCTGGACGCGGGGCTGCGCCCGAGCGTGATCCTGATGAACCCGCCGTTCTCGGCGGTGGCCAATGTCGACGCCCGCACCACCGAGGCGACAGCGCGGCATCTGCGCTCTGCGCTCGCGCGCCTGGTCCCCGGCGGACGGCTTGTGGCCATCACCGGCGCCGGTTTCGCGCCCGATGCGCCCGCCTGGGCGGAAACCTTCGCGTGTCTGACCCAGACCGCGCATCTGGTCTTTACGGGTGCTGTGTCGGGTGCGGCCTTCGCCAAGCACGGCACCAGCTTCGAGACGCGGATTTCGGTCTTCGACAAATGCCGCGGTGGCGAGGCGGGCGGCATCACAGCCGATCTGGCGCGCCCGATTTCGTCCGATGTGGCTAGCCTGCTGTCGCTGATCACTGCCCACGTCCCCCCGCGCCTCGCGCTGGACGCCCGAAGCCCTAGCGCGCACGTCCCCACTTCCCCCTTCCCGGGAAACCCTGCCCGCACCACGCGCGCCGCCATCGGCACATCGCGCGCCACGCTCGCAACACCCCTCGCCACCACTGGCGCGCAGCTAGAGGCCACAGACCTCGCCTACACACTGCGCGATGCTACCGAGGATGGAGCCAGCGCGCGCCTGTCGGATGCCATTTATGAGACCTACCGGCTGCAGGCGATCGACATCCCCGGCGCCACACCGCACCCGACCAAGCTTGTGCAATCTGCGGCCATGGCTTCGGTCGCTCCCCCAAAACCCAGCTACCGGCCGAAACTCCCCGCCGCCGTGCTGCGCAACGGTCTGCTCTCCGATGCGCAAATCGAGACCGTGATCTACGCGGGCGAGGCGCATGGCGCGTATCTTGCCGGGTCTTGGACTGTCGATGAAACCGGCGACATGGTCTCGGCCGCGCCCGACGATGCCGCGGACGCCGTCAGCTTCCGCCGTGGCTTCTTCCTTGGCGATGGCACCGGTGCGGGCAAGGGCCGCCAGTCGGCTGGGATTGTGCTCGACAACTGGACGCAGGGTCGGCGCAAAGCGCTCTGGATCTCCAAAAGTGACAAGCTGCTGGAGGATGCGCAGCGCGACTGGTCGGCCCTTGGCCAGGAACGCTTGCTGGTGACGCCGCTGTCGCGCTTTGCGCAAGGCAAAGACATCCCGCTCTCCGAGGGCATTCTGTTCACCACCTATGCCACGCTGCGTTCCGAGGAGCGGAGCGTAAAAAAGTCCCGCGTCGATCAGATCGTCGACTGGCTCGGAGCTGATTTCGACGGGGTGGTCCTCTTTGACGAAAGCCATGCCATGGCCAACGCCGCTGGATCGAAAGGCGAGCGCGGCGATGTCACGGCCTCGCAGCAGGGCAGGGCGGGCCTGCGCCTGCAGCATAAGCTGCCCAATGCCCGCGTGGTCTATGTTTCGGCCACCGGTGCAACGACGGTGCACAACCTCGCCTATGCGCAGCGCCTCGGTCTTTGGGGCGGCGAGGATTTCCCGTTCGCGACGCGCGCGGAATTCGTGCAAGCGATTGAGGCGGGCGGCGTTGCCGCGATGGAGGTCCTGGCCCGCGATCTGCGGTCGCTTGGCCTCTACACGGCGCGCTCGCTGTCCTATGACGGCGTCGAATACGAGATGCTGGAACATGCGCTGACGCCGGAGCAGCGCGGGATCTATGATGCATATGCGCTCGCCTTCGGAGTCATACATCGGAACCTGTCCGCGGCGCTGGAAGCGGCCAACATTACTGGCGAATCCGGCGGTACGCTGAACCGCCAGGCCAAGTCCGCCGCCCGCTCGGCTTTCGAGTCCGCCAAGCAGCGCTTCTTCGGCCATCTGCTCACTTCCATGAAAACCCCGACCCTGATCGCTGCCATCGACGCCGATCTCGCCGCAGGCCACGCGGCCGTCATCCAGATCGTCTCGACAGGCGAGGCGCTGATGGAGCGCCGCCTGTCGGACATCCCCACGGACGAGTGGAACGATCTGCGGGTGGATATCACGCCAAGAGAGGCTTGCCTGGACTACCTCGCCCATTCCTTCCCGGTGCAGCTCTATGAGCCGTTCACCGATAGCGAAGGCAACCTCTCTTCGCGGCCCGTCACGCGCGACGGCCAGCCGGTGGAATGTCGCGAAGCCGCGCGCAGGCGCGACGCGCTGATCGAGCATCTGGCCTCGCTGCCGCCGGTGCCCGGCGCGCTGGACCAGATCGTCCAGCGCTTCGGCACGGATCTGGTGGCGGAAGTGACGGGCCGCTCGCGGCGCATCGTGCGCAAGGGCGAGGGTCATTTGGCGCGGCTCGTCGTCGAAAGCCGGGCGGGGTCTGCCAATCTCGCGGAAACCGCCGCCTTCATGGATGACCAGAAGCGCATCCTGATCTTCTCGGATGCCGGCGGCACCGGGCGCAGCTATCACGCCGATCTTGGCGCCAAGAACCAGCGCCTGCGGGTCCACTATCTGCTGGAACCCGGCTGGAAGGCAGACGCCGCCATCCAAGGATTGGGCCGCACTAACCGGACCAATCAGGCGCAGCCGCCGCTGTTCCGACCCGTCGCCACAGATGTGAAGGCGGAGAAGCGGTTCCTGTCGACCATCGCGCGCCGTCTCGACACACTCGGGGCGATCACGCGTGGCCAACGCCAGACCGGCGGGCAGGGGCTGTTCCGGCCCGAGGACAATCTCGAGTCCCCCTATGCCCGCGACGCTCTGCGCCAGCTTTACCGCCGCCTCTATCGCGGTGATGTTGCGGGCTGCTCGCTCGGGGCGTTTGAGGATGCGACCGGCCTCAGCCTGACTGATGACAACGGTCTGAAGGATGACCTGCCGCCGATCACCACCTTCCTCAATCGCCTGCTGGCGCTCACAATCGACATGCAGGCTGTGCTCTTCGCGGCCTTCGAGGAACTCCTCGACCAACGGATCGAGGGCGCTATCGCCGCCGGGGTCTACGACCTCGGGCTCGAGACGCTGCGCGCCGAAAGCTTTCGCGTCACGGATGCCCGGGTGATCTACACCCATCCCGGTCCCGGCGCGGAAACCCAGCTTCTGACCATCGCGGAGAAGCGGCGCAACACGCCGACCTCGCTCGCGGATGCGCTCGACTGGCTGGACGACCCCAAGGCACGCCTGCTGGTCAACAGCCGCTCGGGCCGCGCCGCGGTGCAGGTGCCTGCCACCAGCCTGATGCTGGATGACGGCACCATCGAGCCGCGCCTGCGGCTGATCCGCCCGACGGAAGCGAGCACGGTTCCGGCCCGAATGATGGAGGACACCCATTGGCTGGAAGCCGACCGCGCGGCCTTCACTGAAGCCTGGACGGCAGAACTGGCCGAGGTGCCGGAATTCACGGAAACCACGCTGCACATCGTGGCGGGCCTCTTGCTGCCGATCTGGAAGCAGCTCCCCCAGGATGAAACCCGCGTCTACCGGCTGCAGACCGATGACGGTCAGCGCATCATCGGTCGCCGCGTTTCGCCGTCGTGGGTCGCGACCACACTTGCCGCCGATGCGCCGAAGCTCACGGCGGCGCAAGTCCATGCCCTTGTTCTGGAGGGCAAGACGGTCGTGCGCTTGGCCGAGGGGATGGAGTTGCACCGGTCCCGCGTCATGGGGGTGAACCGGATAGAACTGTCGGGCTTTTTGGGTGCCGCCAAGGACCGGCTCAAGGCCGATGGCTTCTTCTCCGAGATCATCGCCTGGAAGCTGCGGCTCTTCTGCCCAGCAGACTCCAGCGGCATCACAGTGCTTGATCGTCTGCTTGCACGTTGTCCTGTGACAGGACTACATGCGCGTGGAGGGTGCTGA
- a CDS encoding type II toxin-antitoxin system prevent-host-death family antitoxin, whose protein sequence is METSIMHDLPEFKAADLTRHTSDLFDAAIRSPIAITKHRKPKFVLMSMDQYQQLARGATQQAHMVDEMPEDLKALMIEGLERDLTRADD, encoded by the coding sequence ATGGAGACCTCGATCATGCATGATCTTCCCGAGTTCAAGGCGGCCGACCTGACGCGGCACACAAGTGACCTGTTCGACGCGGCCATTCGGTCGCCGATTGCGATCACCAAGCATCGCAAACCCAAATTCGTGCTGATGAGCATGGACCAGTATCAGCAGCTCGCGCGAGGGGCCACACAGCAGGCTCATATGGTTGACGAGATGCCCGAGGATCTCAAGGCGCTGATGATAGAAGGGCTCGAGCGGGACTTGACGCGGGCGGATGACTGA
- a CDS encoding WGR domain-containing protein, whose translation MSHSVAQLEVFPTDLQMRRFYRMSIQPDLFGGASLVREWGRIGARGQMMIEQHPDEGRAVTALMKLAAIKKRRGYA comes from the coding sequence ATGTCTCACTCTGTCGCTCAACTTGAGGTGTTCCCGACCGACCTGCAGATGCGGCGGTTTTACCGCATGAGCATTCAGCCCGATCTCTTTGGGGGCGCCAGCTTGGTGCGCGAATGGGGCCGCATTGGCGCGCGTGGGCAGATGATGATTGAGCAGCATCCAGATGAAGGGCGCGCTGTCACCGCGCTGATGAAACTTGCCGCGATAAAGAAGCGGCGGGGTTATGCATGA
- a CDS encoding DUF6429 family protein — translation MALDIDKIDDAALAILSLTLHYGDQVWKGVDWAITNRLFENGLIFDPKNKAKSLSLTPEWVAHAREILARDFSKAE, via the coding sequence ATGGCACTCGACATCGATAAGATTGATGATGCGGCTCTCGCGATCCTTAGCCTGACGCTGCATTACGGCGATCAGGTCTGGAAGGGAGTCGATTGGGCCATCACCAACCGGCTTTTCGAGAACGGCCTGATTTTTGATCCCAAAAACAAGGCGAAATCGCTGAGCCTGACCCCAGAATGGGTCGCGCATGCGCGGGAGATTCTCGCGCGGGATTTCAGCAAGGCTGAGTGA
- a CDS encoding DUF2493 domain-containing protein, whose amino-acid sequence MTIHTNDDTYEPAHTASQTAHALDELQLYGFRPFDEPDPRPMPDGQRLAVAIADIFDALVASLEDTRMEPDLEEVLWGQVNLFHRATARVERSLDENQQAQRRLQREQDGSEVKSTELERLTAEGLTLIERRNCMDMMRDHAATEFVHHTGSTWRPRTGSMVNRQHMTAALIDSRDFLAAKRRAETEVMLPAGPKVALTGGTDFNDHRLIWGKLDQVRTKYPDMVLLHGGSPKGAELIAAKWAEARGVTQVAFKPDWTKHAKAAPFKRNDAMLEVLPVGVLVFPGTGIQENLADKAKKLGIPVMKFEKGA is encoded by the coding sequence ATGACGATCCACACTAACGACGACACGTATGAACCCGCCCACACCGCATCCCAGACCGCCCATGCGCTCGACGAGTTGCAGCTTTATGGCTTCCGTCCCTTTGATGAGCCCGATCCGCGCCCGATGCCCGATGGGCAGCGCCTTGCGGTCGCCATCGCAGACATCTTCGATGCCCTCGTCGCGAGCCTGGAAGACACCCGCATGGAACCCGACCTCGAAGAGGTGCTCTGGGGCCAGGTCAACCTCTTCCACCGCGCCACGGCGAGGGTTGAGCGGTCGCTCGATGAGAACCAACAGGCGCAGCGCCGCCTCCAGCGCGAGCAGGACGGCTCCGAGGTGAAATCCACCGAACTCGAGCGCCTGACGGCCGAAGGCCTCACCCTGATCGAACGGCGCAACTGCATGGACATGATGCGGGATCACGCCGCCACCGAGTTCGTCCATCACACGGGATCGACCTGGCGGCCCCGCACCGGCTCGATGGTGAACCGTCAGCACATGACCGCCGCGCTCATTGACAGCCGTGACTTCCTCGCCGCCAAGCGCCGCGCAGAAACCGAGGTGATGTTGCCCGCAGGCCCTAAGGTTGCCCTCACCGGCGGGACCGACTTCAACGATCACCGGCTGATCTGGGGAAAGCTCGACCAGGTCCGCACCAAGTATCCCGATATGGTCCTTCTACATGGCGGAAGCCCCAAGGGCGCAGAACTCATCGCCGCCAAATGGGCCGAGGCCCGGGGCGTGACGCAGGTGGCCTTCAAGCCCGATTGGACCAAGCATGCCAAAGCCGCCCCCTTCAAGCGCAACGACGCCATGCTGGAGGTGCTGCCGGTGGGTGTTCTCGTCTTCCCGGGCACCGGCATCCAGGAGAACCTCGCCGACAAGGCCAAGAAGCTGGGCATCCCGGTCATGAAGTTCGAGAAGGGGGCGTGA
- a CDS encoding antitoxin of toxin-antitoxin stability system: MPEIICTKVYQFPELLDAAKEKARSWYRELGPHDDWWDAVYEDFERVCEILGIRLKTTPVRLMGGGTRAKPCIWFSGFWSQGDGACFGGYWSHAKGAAARIRDYAPSDTTLHGMADRLQAIQRRNFYQLAAEVSHRGRYYHEYTMSVDVTRDSPTWQPPTEDAEETVTEAFRDLARWLYRQLEAEYDHLTSDESVEDGIIANEYTFTEAGRRFG; encoded by the coding sequence ATGCCTGAGATCATCTGCACCAAGGTCTACCAGTTCCCCGAACTCTTGGATGCCGCCAAGGAAAAAGCGCGCAGCTGGTATCGCGAACTCGGCCCCCACGACGACTGGTGGGACGCGGTCTACGAGGATTTCGAGAGGGTCTGCGAGATCCTCGGCATTCGCCTGAAGACCACGCCCGTCCGTCTGATGGGCGGCGGGACACGGGCCAAGCCCTGCATCTGGTTCTCCGGCTTCTGGAGCCAGGGCGACGGAGCCTGCTTCGGAGGCTATTGGTCCCACGCCAAGGGCGCGGCCGCGCGCATCCGGGACTACGCCCCGAGCGACACGACGCTGCATGGTATGGCGGATCGGTTGCAGGCCATCCAGCGGCGGAACTTCTACCAGCTCGCCGCCGAGGTCAGCCATCGCGGGCGCTACTACCACGAATACACCATGTCGGTGGACGTCACCCGCGACAGCCCGACCTGGCAGCCGCCGACCGAGGACGCCGAGGAGACCGTGACCGAGGCGTTCCGCGATCTGGCCCGCTGGCTCTACCGCCAGCTTGAGGCTGAATACGACCACCTGACCTCGGACGAGTCCGTTGAGGACGGCATCATCGCCAATGAATACACCTTCACCGAAGCAGGGCGGCGGTTCGGATGA